One Deinococcus planocerae DNA segment encodes these proteins:
- a CDS encoding DUF1345 domain-containing protein translates to MVAALVLPVSPAWVIRAVLGWDVGALTLLALTWHFILRSPPERTRYAAAAEDPGRAAVGASVLVSNVVSLVAAAWVIDGAQRLSPAAPGVPISLAVVAVVSGWFLTHTTYALRYAHLYYSGGDREAGPDGGLEFPGATPPSALDFAYFAFVLGMTFQVSDVAVSSPVIRRVALWHGLTAFWFNVAILALTLNVLGSLV, encoded by the coding sequence ATGGTGGCGGCGTTGGTGCTGCCCGTTTCCCCGGCCTGGGTGATCCGGGCCGTCCTTGGCTGGGACGTAGGCGCCCTCACCTTGCTCGCGTTGACCTGGCACTTCATCCTGCGCTCCCCCCCCGAACGCACGCGGTACGCGGCGGCCGCCGAGGACCCTGGCCGGGCGGCCGTGGGCGCCAGTGTCCTTGTCTCGAACGTCGTGAGCCTGGTCGCGGCCGCCTGGGTGATCGACGGTGCCCAGCGCCTGTCTCCCGCAGCGCCCGGGGTTCCGATCTCTTTGGCGGTTGTGGCGGTGGTGAGCGGCTGGTTCCTCACGCACACCACCTATGCCCTGCGGTACGCACACCTGTACTACAGCGGTGGGGATCGGGAGGCCGGGCCGGACGGTGGTCTGGAGTTCCCGGGCGCCACGCCACCCTCCGCGCTCGACTTCGCGTACTTCGCTTTTGTCCTGGGCATGACGTTTCAGGTCTCGGATGTGGCCGTCTCCAGTCCGGTCATCCGGCGGGTCGCGTTGTGGCACGGCCTGACCGCCTTCTGGTTCAACGTGGCCATCCTGGCCCTTACCCTAAATGTGCTGGGCAGCCTGGTTTGA
- a CDS encoding TlpA family protein disulfide reductase gives MNSASPGAHVPAALWRRLLPPVLAAALAATLGAALLNPARRTTSGGPLVGKPAPAFALRSLDGATVRLADLRGRPVVLNFWASWCTPCREEAPLFRELSARQAGGQGLAVIGILFQETKEQNARDFIREFALAYPSLRDPQSKTAINYGVGGIPETVFIDRQGVVQHVDRGGLSRERLNVGLERIGVRGL, from the coding sequence GTGAATTCAGCCTCCCCCGGCGCTCACGTCCCAGCGGCCCTGTGGCGACGCCTCCTGCCGCCCGTGCTTGCGGCTGCCCTCGCGGCAACCCTGGGTGCGGCGTTGCTCAACCCGGCGCGCCGCACGACCAGCGGCGGACCACTCGTCGGGAAGCCGGCCCCCGCCTTCGCCCTCCGGAGCCTGGACGGTGCGACGGTTCGTCTGGCGGACCTGCGCGGTCGGCCCGTCGTGTTGAATTTCTGGGCGTCGTGGTGCACGCCCTGCCGCGAGGAAGCGCCCCTGTTCCGTGAACTCAGCGCGCGGCAGGCGGGGGGGCAGGGCCTCGCCGTGATCGGCATCCTCTTCCAGGAGACCAAGGAACAAAACGCCCGCGACTTTATCCGCGAGTTCGCCCTCGCGTATCCCAGCCTGCGCGACCCTCAGTCCAAAACCGCGATCAACTACGGCGTGGGCGGGATTCCCGAGACCGTGTTCATCGACCGGCAGGGCGTCGTTCAACACGTGGACCGCGGCGGGCTGTCCCGCGAGCGCCTGAACGTCGGGCTGGAAAGAATCGGGGTGCGCGGGTTGTGA
- a CDS encoding SMI1/KNR4 family protein encodes MSWTAFLKGVSDLAPGLLDGLAPPATAADLRALVAALNGPLPEDVHQVLATHNGQRAGHRILFGLTLMSAQDIARHARSVAHALEREGPVPVEDPDSRTQAYEPNPHHVPLFTDNTGNFLGFDLAPSASGVWGQVVIFGLDLPRPRVVADSFHTLFEELSAELRQGNCLIREAGGYSSMSWKPGVGSALSEILL; translated from the coding sequence GTGTCCTGGACAGCCTTCCTAAAGGGTGTCTCCGACCTGGCGCCGGGGCTGCTCGACGGCCTTGCCCCACCCGCCACGGCGGCAGATCTCCGGGCCCTGGTCGCGGCGCTGAACGGCCCGCTTCCCGAGGACGTCCATCAGGTGCTCGCCACGCACAACGGGCAGCGGGCCGGGCACCGCATCCTGTTCGGGCTGACCCTGATGAGTGCGCAGGACATCGCCCGCCACGCCCGGAGCGTCGCCCACGCGCTGGAACGCGAGGGGCCTGTTCCGGTGGAGGACCCGGACAGCCGCACGCAGGCGTACGAACCGAATCCGCACCACGTGCCGCTGTTCACGGACAACACCGGGAACTTCCTCGGCTTCGACCTGGCCCCGTCGGCGTCGGGCGTGTGGGGTCAGGTCGTCATCTTCGGACTGGACCTTCCGCGTCCCCGGGTGGTCGCCGACTCGTTCCACACGCTGTTCGAGGAGCTGAGCGCCGAACTCCGGCAGGGCAACTGCCTGATCAGGGAAGCAGGCGGGTACAGTTCCATGAGCTGGAAGCCGGGGGTCGGCTCGGCCCTGTCCGAGATCTTGCTGTAA
- a CDS encoding class I SAM-dependent methyltransferase: MSGPGQLTPEQATLLIPLVAKASQNTWPDPILRDETAAQVLRRLGRAVPARPALRGDAFGLALRARALDGWTAAFLARSPAATVLHLGCGLDGRVDRVPVPPGARWFDLDLPEVIALRRAVYPRHEGPGYRMIAASVTEGGWLREVPREGPVLVVAEGLLMYLPEPEVRALLTRLGEMFPGGELVCDALSGLGVRLGGWHPALRASGATLRWGLEDPREVETWPPGFHLLDDVSLLDLPGFARLPRVERAAWRVLRRVPLLRRVHRLLRYRFQPLG; encoded by the coding sequence GTGAGCGGGCCAGGCCAACTCACCCCGGAGCAGGCGACCCTGCTGATCCCGCTCGTCGCCAAGGCGAGCCAGAACACGTGGCCCGACCCGATCCTGCGCGACGAGACGGCCGCCCAGGTGCTGCGTCGTCTGGGGCGGGCGGTCCCGGCCCGGCCCGCCCTGCGCGGCGACGCCTTCGGGCTGGCGCTGCGCGCCCGGGCACTGGACGGGTGGACGGCGGCCTTCCTCGCCCGGTCTCCGGCGGCCACCGTGCTGCACCTGGGGTGCGGGCTGGACGGGCGGGTGGACCGGGTGCCGGTTCCTCCCGGCGCGCGCTGGTTCGACCTCGACCTGCCGGAGGTGATCGCGCTGCGCCGGGCCGTCTACCCCCGGCACGAGGGACCGGGCTACCGGATGATCGCCGCCTCGGTGACGGAGGGAGGGTGGCTGCGGGAGGTGCCGCGGGAAGGGCCGGTGCTGGTGGTCGCGGAGGGACTGCTGATGTACCTGCCGGAGCCTGAGGTGCGCGCGCTGCTTACGCGGCTGGGGGAGATGTTCCCCGGAGGGGAGCTGGTGTGCGACGCCCTCAGTGGGCTGGGGGTGCGCCTGGGAGGGTGGCACCCGGCCCTGCGCGCGTCGGGCGCCACCCTGCGCTGGGGGCTGGAGGACCCCCGGGAGGTGGAGACCTGGCCGCCAGGCTTCCACCTGCTCGACGACGTCAGCCTGCTCGATCTGCCGGGGTTCGCACGGTTGCCCAGGGTGGAGCGGGCGGCCTGGCGGGTGCTGCGCCGTGTCCCGCTGTTGCGGAGGGTCCACCGCTTGCTGCGCTACCGCTTCCAACCACTCGGTTAG
- a CDS encoding cytochrome P450, whose product MSAARSHPTDSTLALLREGYAFLLHRSERDHTDVFETRLLGLPVLCLHGEEAARVFYDPERFERRGAAPPRAQKTLFGQGGVQGLDGEAHRARKGMFMSLMTPDRLRDLARLTTAQWHAAAVKWEMQDRVVLLDEVQELLCRAVCRWAGVPLTPAEVPLRTADFAAMIDSAGAVGPRHWRGRLGRARAERWAGGLIRQVRAGDLDPDKASALRVIALHRDPAGELLDEHTAAVEVLNVLRPTVAVALYVTFTALALHESPEARRDLLSGQGAGEHFVQEVRRFYPFFPFAVAKVRRDFEWRGQPFKRGRRALLDLYGTNHDRRLWGDPERFRPGRFRDWNGSAYNFIPQGGGDHAQGHRCAGEWITIELMQGALRFLTEELTYTVPPQDLRVSLTRYPARPASRLVLSGVRRSGGRAGGA is encoded by the coding sequence ATGTCCGCGGCCAGAAGCCATCCCACAGACAGCACCTTGGCCCTGCTGCGCGAGGGGTACGCGTTTCTCCTCCACCGCAGCGAGCGAGATCACACCGACGTCTTCGAGACCCGCCTGCTGGGGCTGCCCGTCCTGTGCCTGCACGGCGAGGAGGCCGCCCGGGTGTTCTACGACCCGGAGCGCTTCGAGCGGCGCGGGGCCGCCCCGCCCCGGGCACAGAAGACCCTCTTCGGGCAGGGCGGCGTGCAGGGCCTGGACGGCGAGGCCCACCGGGCGCGCAAGGGGATGTTCATGTCCCTGATGACCCCGGACAGGTTGCGCGACCTGGCGAGGCTGACCACCGCGCAGTGGCACGCGGCCGCCGTGAAGTGGGAGATGCAGGACCGGGTGGTGCTGCTGGACGAGGTGCAGGAACTGCTCTGCCGCGCCGTGTGCCGCTGGGCGGGCGTGCCGCTCACGCCGGCGGAGGTGCCCCTGCGCACGGCGGACTTCGCGGCCATGATCGATAGCGCGGGCGCGGTGGGACCCCGGCACTGGCGCGGCCGCCTGGGGCGGGCGCGGGCGGAACGCTGGGCCGGAGGCCTGATCCGTCAGGTGCGCGCGGGTGACCTCGACCCGGACAAGGCGAGTGCCCTGCGTGTGATCGCGCTGCACCGGGACCCGGCGGGAGAGCTGCTGGACGAGCACACCGCCGCCGTGGAGGTGCTGAATGTCCTGCGACCCACGGTGGCGGTCGCCTTGTACGTCACCTTCACCGCCCTGGCGCTGCACGAGTCCCCGGAGGCCAGGCGCGACCTGCTCAGCGGCCAGGGGGCCGGGGAGCACTTCGTGCAGGAAGTGCGGCGGTTTTATCCCTTCTTCCCCTTTGCGGTGGCCAAGGTCCGGCGGGACTTCGAGTGGCGGGGGCAGCCCTTCAAGCGGGGACGGCGGGCCCTGCTCGACCTGTACGGCACCAACCACGACCGGCGGCTGTGGGGGGACCCCGAGCGGTTCCGCCCGGGGCGCTTCCGGGACTGGAACGGCAGCGCGTACAACTTCATCCCGCAGGGCGGTGGGGACCACGCCCAGGGGCACCGCTGCGCGGGTGAGTGGATCACCATCGAGTTGATGCAGGGGGCGCTGCGCTTCCTGACCGAGGAGCTGACCTACACGGTGCCGCCGCAGGACCTGCGGGTGAGCCTCACGCGCTACCCGGCGCGTCCCGCGAGTCGCCTGGTGCTGAGCGGGGTCCGGCGGAGCGGTGGCCGGGCGGGCGGAGCGTGA
- the lspA gene encoding signal peptidase II, producing MALRRTWGTLPRAVSLVGVLLCILLDQALKVWAVREFTLGEFREVVPGVLSLGLIYNTGAAWSLFAGAALPLAALRLVVGVGLLVYLARRTVPPLTGVALTLIAGGALSNSLDGWRLGKVVDTLSSHTLSTVTRVLGQGDFPVFNLADVWVVSGVLLLLLRSMRSPAQSSSTA from the coding sequence GTGGCGCTGAGGCGGACGTGGGGAACCCTTCCCCGGGCGGTCTCCCTAGTCGGCGTCCTGCTGTGCATCCTGCTCGATCAGGCGCTCAAGGTGTGGGCGGTGCGGGAATTCACGCTCGGCGAGTTCCGTGAGGTGGTTCCCGGCGTCCTGAGCCTGGGCCTCATCTACAACACGGGCGCGGCGTGGAGCCTCTTCGCCGGGGCGGCGCTCCCGCTCGCCGCACTGCGCCTGGTGGTGGGCGTAGGCCTGCTCGTGTACCTCGCCCGCCGCACCGTTCCGCCCCTGACGGGTGTGGCCCTGACCCTGATTGCCGGGGGGGCGCTCAGCAACTCGCTCGACGGGTGGCGGCTGGGCAAGGTCGTGGACACGCTGTCGTCGCACACCCTCTCGACGGTGACCCGCGTGCTCGGGCAGGGTGACTTTCCAGTCTTCAACCTCGCCGACGTCTGGGTGGTGAGCGGCGTGCTGTTGCTGCTGCTGCGAAGCATGCGCTCCCCGGCCCAGTCCTCGTCCACGGCCTGA
- a CDS encoding undecaprenyl-diphosphate phosphatase produces the protein MNTSISAALLGLVEGITEFLPVSSTGHLIVAADLLKFRDSGGTFEIVIQAGAVLAVVVYYWRDLLGQARALPVSQDARRLWLGIALAFLPAAILGFLFSDLITRYLFSPVTVAISLIIGGIVLWVIEGRPVSATTRGLTQVSRRQALVVGCAQCLALVPGVSRSASSIIGGLLTGLDRPTATAFSFYLSIPTLGLATLYALLKGRDALGAAQLGPLTVGLVVSFVTALLAVSWLLRYVSRHNFRGFAVYRVLAGLAILGWALWR, from the coding sequence TTGAACACCTCCATCTCCGCGGCCCTCCTCGGCCTCGTCGAGGGCATCACCGAGTTTCTGCCGGTGTCCTCCACCGGCCACCTGATCGTCGCCGCCGACCTGCTGAAGTTCCGAGACTCCGGCGGCACCTTCGAGATCGTCATCCAGGCCGGGGCGGTGCTGGCCGTCGTCGTGTACTACTGGCGCGACCTGCTCGGCCAGGCGCGCGCCCTGCCGGTCAGCCAGGACGCCCGCCGGTTGTGGCTGGGCATCGCCCTGGCCTTCCTCCCGGCGGCCATCCTGGGCTTCCTGTTCAGTGACCTGATCACGCGCTACCTCTTCTCGCCGGTCACGGTGGCGATCTCCCTGATCATCGGCGGGATCGTGTTGTGGGTGATCGAAGGGCGGCCTGTATCGGCCACGACGAGGGGCCTGACCCAGGTGAGTCGGCGCCAAGCCCTCGTCGTGGGCTGCGCCCAGTGCCTCGCCCTGGTGCCCGGCGTCTCGCGCAGCGCGTCGAGCATCATCGGGGGCCTGCTGACCGGGTTGGACCGACCCACCGCGACCGCGTTCTCGTTCTACCTGTCGATCCCGACCCTGGGCCTGGCGACGCTGTACGCCCTGCTGAAGGGACGCGACGCCCTGGGCGCGGCGCAACTCGGCCCTCTCACGGTGGGGCTGGTCGTGTCCTTTGTGACGGCGCTGCTCGCGGTGAGCTGGCTGCTGCGCTACGTCTCCCGGCACAACTTCCGGGGCTTCGCGGTGTACCGCGTGCTCGCGGGCCTCGCCATCCTGGGGTGGGCGCTGTGGCGCTGA
- a CDS encoding ArsR/SmtB family transcription factor produces MTTTTPDVKTDRAADCEVHCVHPEAVARVEAGLPDEALIERATTLTKVVSDPTRLRILSALALEELCVCDLAVIAGINESTMSHQLRHLRALGLVTFRKVGRIAYYRLANDHVTRLIADVLEHAKAM; encoded by the coding sequence ATGACCACCACCACGCCCGACGTCAAGACCGACCGCGCCGCCGACTGCGAAGTCCACTGCGTGCACCCCGAGGCCGTGGCCCGCGTGGAGGCGGGCCTGCCGGACGAGGCCCTCATCGAGCGCGCGACCACCCTGACCAAGGTGGTCTCCGACCCCACCCGGCTGCGCATCCTCTCCGCGCTCGCGCTGGAGGAACTGTGCGTGTGCGACCTGGCGGTGATCGCGGGCATCAACGAGTCCACCATGAGTCACCAGCTCCGCCACCTGCGCGCGCTGGGCCTGGTGACCTTCCGGAAGGTGGGCCGCATCGCCTACTACCGACTGGCGAACGACCACGTCACGCGGCTGATCGCGGACGTGCTGGAGCACGCCAAAGCCATGTGA
- a CDS encoding glutaredoxin family protein, translated as MQLPVTVYTVPNCASCEAVKRFLTARRVIYLEKNVREDPAALAEMQARANVRVAPVTVIGEQAFFGTFEDQRPLLEAALRDNGA; from the coding sequence ATGCAACTCCCCGTCACCGTCTACACCGTCCCCAACTGCGCGTCGTGCGAGGCCGTCAAGCGCTTTCTCACGGCGCGGCGGGTCATCTACCTCGAGAAAAACGTCCGCGAGGACCCGGCCGCGCTGGCGGAGATGCAGGCGCGGGCGAACGTCCGCGTCGCTCCCGTGACCGTGATCGGCGAGCAGGCCTTTTTCGGCACCTTTGAGGACCAGCGCCCCCTGCTGGAGGCCGCCCTGAGGGACAATGGGGCATGA
- a CDS encoding WD40 repeat domain-containing protein has protein sequence MTNPRFLTLAALLCGASTVSSTTATPSVTVQTQAAAMPTPTQTLNAVSPNVTAVQFGAGGVFATGGGDGVIKLWRLSEHQPTREVRQGAAVTALTFSPNGQWLATAGADGRARLWQVSTGRQTRVLNLGAYTATSVAFSPDGRLLATGGGDNTGLSGAGNSVKLWDVASGRFLATLRGHTDVVTAVTFSPDGATLVSASRDKTVRVWNVAARREVRVLRGHADYVNALALSPDGRTLASGSSDGSVKLWTTATGEARRTLRGALGPVTALAFAPDGRSLAAGGEDGAVRVWQAATGDLRWLSRAHRDAVRGLAFSRDGTVLASAGGHDGTVLFWPAR, from the coding sequence ATGACCAACCCGCGATTCCTCACCCTGGCCGCGCTGCTGTGTGGTGCGTCCACGGTGTCTTCGACCACCGCCACTCCCAGCGTGACCGTGCAGACGCAGGCCGCGGCCATGCCCACGCCGACACAGACGTTGAACGCGGTCAGCCCCAACGTCACCGCCGTTCAATTCGGTGCCGGGGGGGTGTTCGCCACCGGGGGCGGGGACGGCGTGATCAAGCTGTGGCGCCTTTCAGAACACCAGCCCACGCGGGAGGTACGCCAGGGCGCAGCGGTCACGGCGTTGACGTTCAGCCCGAACGGGCAGTGGCTCGCCACGGCGGGCGCGGACGGCCGGGCCCGGCTGTGGCAGGTGTCCACGGGGCGGCAGACGCGCGTTCTGAACCTGGGCGCGTACACCGCCACCTCGGTGGCTTTCAGCCCGGATGGCCGCCTCCTCGCCACGGGCGGTGGGGACAACACGGGCCTGTCCGGGGCCGGGAACAGCGTGAAGTTGTGGGACGTGGCGAGCGGACGCTTCCTCGCCACCTTGCGGGGCCACACGGATGTGGTCACGGCCGTGACCTTCAGCCCGGACGGGGCGACCCTCGTGAGCGCCAGCCGCGACAAGACCGTGCGGGTGTGGAACGTCGCCGCGCGCCGGGAAGTCCGGGTGTTGCGCGGCCACGCGGACTACGTGAACGCGCTGGCCCTGAGCCCGGACGGCCGAACGCTGGCGTCGGGCAGCTCGGACGGCAGCGTGAAGCTGTGGACAACGGCGACCGGCGAGGCTCGCCGCACCCTTCGCGGCGCCCTGGGGCCCGTCACGGCGCTCGCCTTCGCCCCAGACGGCCGGTCCCTGGCGGCCGGCGGTGAGGACGGCGCCGTTCGGGTGTGGCAGGCCGCCACGGGCGACCTCCGGTGGCTGTCGCGCGCCCACCGGGACGCCGTGCGTGGCCTGGCGTTCAGTCGGGACGGCACGGTGCTCGCTTCTGCCGGAGGGCACGACGGCACGGTGCTGTTCTGGCCGGCCCGGTGA
- a CDS encoding Ig-like domain-containing protein — MTSLRPRVHPTHRTWPGVLLTIALAACTTTPPPGPASPSVRAVNPRDGATGVDTTTSVTADVQLLSAPGGGNGIDPRTVTSSAVRLLEASTNTAVPATTNTSGGGDVIVLHPNAPLKANTKYRFEVTGALKDLNGVGFQTFTSSFTTGAAAVTGPSVFTKVTLASVPARYYTALEIGPDHKLYAATLTGEILRFAINADGTLGAPQSLTALQAQQGNRSIIGLKFDPASTADNLVLWISNNYYYDFTKQVPDWTGKITRLSGPNLETVRDVVIGLPRSTKDHMTNNVSFNPKEPNVLYFVQGANNASGAPDPAWDNRPERLLSAALLRLDLSKLNLAGPPLNVQTEEGGTYNPYASGAPLTLHATGIRNGYSLVWHGNGQLYIPANGSAAGGNTPATPSPLPAACANRADGRTALPAAPAVTGLNWTEPDFLFRIDRGGYYGHPNPARCEYTLDGGNPTGGTDAVEVPDYPVGVQPDPNYRLPAFVFPEHTSANGVIEYTRPGSALDGRLLVVRYSAGKDIVALDPSGPGGSIVGSMQTNIEGLTNFNPSPLNLTEDRSNGNLYVAQLSEADPNVKGTITLVRPK, encoded by the coding sequence ATGACCTCACTTCGCCCGCGCGTCCATCCCACGCACCGCACCTGGCCCGGTGTCCTGCTGACCATTGCCCTCGCCGCCTGCACGACCACGCCCCCCCCAGGGCCAGCCTCGCCGTCGGTGCGCGCCGTCAACCCGCGCGACGGCGCGACGGGCGTCGACACGACCACGTCCGTCACGGCGGACGTCCAACTGCTCAGCGCGCCGGGCGGCGGCAACGGCATCGACCCCCGGACGGTGACGTCGAGCGCGGTGCGCCTCCTCGAGGCCAGCACCAACACCGCTGTGCCCGCCACGACCAACACGTCGGGCGGCGGGGACGTCATCGTGCTGCACCCCAACGCGCCCCTCAAGGCCAACACGAAATACCGGTTCGAGGTCACGGGAGCGCTGAAGGACCTCAACGGCGTAGGCTTCCAGACGTTCACCTCCAGCTTCACGACCGGCGCCGCCGCCGTCACCGGCCCCAGCGTGTTCACCAAGGTCACGCTCGCCAGCGTGCCCGCCCGGTACTACACGGCCCTGGAGATCGGCCCGGACCACAAGCTGTACGCCGCGACGCTCACCGGCGAGATCCTGCGCTTTGCCATCAATGCCGACGGCACCCTCGGCGCGCCGCAGTCCCTCACGGCCCTGCAAGCCCAGCAGGGCAACCGCAGCATCATCGGGCTGAAGTTCGATCCCGCCTCCACCGCCGACAACCTGGTGCTGTGGATCAGCAACAACTACTACTACGACTTCACCAAGCAGGTGCCCGACTGGACGGGCAAAATCACCCGCCTGAGCGGCCCCAACCTGGAGACCGTCCGGGACGTCGTGATCGGCCTGCCGCGCTCCACCAAAGACCACATGACCAATAACGTCTCCTTCAACCCCAAGGAGCCGAACGTCCTGTACTTCGTGCAGGGTGCCAACAACGCCTCGGGCGCGCCCGACCCCGCCTGGGACAACCGCCCGGAGCGCCTGCTGAGCGCCGCGCTGCTGCGCCTCGACCTCTCCAAACTCAACCTCGCGGGCCCACCGCTGAACGTGCAGACCGAGGAAGGCGGCACGTACAACCCGTATGCCAGCGGCGCGCCGCTCACCCTCCACGCGACGGGCATCCGCAACGGGTACTCCCTGGTGTGGCACGGCAACGGCCAACTGTACATTCCCGCCAACGGCTCGGCGGCGGGCGGGAACACCCCCGCCACGCCCAGCCCCCTGCCGGCCGCGTGTGCGAACCGCGCGGACGGACGCACCGCCCTGCCGGCCGCGCCGGCCGTCACCGGCCTGAACTGGACGGAACCCGACTTCCTGTTCCGCATTGACCGGGGCGGGTACTACGGCCACCCCAACCCGGCGCGCTGCGAGTACACCCTCGACGGTGGCAACCCCACGGGCGGCACGGACGCCGTCGAGGTGCCCGACTACCCGGTGGGCGTCCAACCTGACCCCAACTACCGCCTCCCCGCCTTCGTGTTTCCGGAACACACCTCGGCCAACGGCGTGATCGAGTACACCCGCCCCGGCTCCGCGCTCGACGGCCGGCTGCTGGTGGTGCGGTACAGCGCGGGCAAGGACATCGTGGCCCTTGACCCCAGCGGCCCGGGGGGCAGCATCGTGGGGTCGATGCAGACGAATATCGAAGGCCTCACCAACTTCAACCCCAGCCCGCTCAACCTCACCGAGGACCGCTCGAACGGCAACCTGTACGTGGCGCAGCTCAGCGAGGCCGATCCCAACGTGAAGGGCACCATCACGCTCGTCAGGCCCAAGTAA